AACTAAATCACCTGTACTGGTATCCATAGCGGGTGTGTCTGCAAAGACACCCAAAGGGAATGTCGCTGTTATAAACAATGCAAAAACTAACAGCAATAAAGTTTTCTTTTTCATATCTTGATCCTTTCTGTAATCGAAACACCCCTTTTAGTTATCGTGTTTCATCTAATGATGTTTAATTTACTTCTACTTTAAGTCTATTAAGGTAATTTGTCAACTTATTATAAATATTTTACATATTTACTGTAATGTTGCATACTCCTGCTAACTGCTGCGAATTTTTCAATTATAATGTATTAGGGAACCATCTTTGATTGATGGTCACCCCAACATTTATTATAGAACCAAAAAAACGAAAATCCCATCATTGGCAAGCCGCCTGGTGATGGGATTTGTCTACAATTTAAAACCTGCACCGGTGGTGCAGGTTTTTGTACTGTTTCGATTCGTCTTGTTCGTCAATGTATCATTACCGAACAATGCACTTCTATTTCCTTAATTGAGGATAATTCATACTCAATTAAAATGGAAATAAGTATTAGATAGCGCGGTTGATTTTGTTGCTACGAATGCAACGAGTGCATACGTTCTTTCTTGAAACTGTTCCGTTTACATCAACTTTAACAGTCTGAATGTTTGCATTCCACTTTCTTCTTGTATGTCTGTTGGAATGGGA
This genomic window from Clostridiales bacterium contains:
- the rpmB gene encoding 50S ribosomal protein L28, with the protein product MSRKCEICGKGQVSGNNVSHSNRHTRRKWNANIQTVKVDVNGTVSRKNVCTRCIRSNKINRAI